One genomic window of Pseudomonas chlororaphis subsp. piscium includes the following:
- a CDS encoding acyl-CoA dehydrogenase, translated as MNALSQATTHEKPEQSHDDLRRARELLQSTLTFVREQAKPWPGSGLARASDDPYVISRFGDLLIRVEVAAALQERAQALLAREQDVAEVGVAQAEAAIASREALLAVSNAEFELTGQRSPLPAALDEPLRWKYPLIGNYRLNGVVPPSFRSVV; from the coding sequence ATGAACGCATTGAGCCAAGCCACCACCCATGAAAAGCCCGAGCAAAGCCACGACGACCTGCGCCGCGCCCGCGAGTTGCTGCAGTCGACCCTCACCTTTGTCCGTGAGCAGGCCAAACCCTGGCCCGGCAGCGGCCTGGCCAGGGCCAGCGACGACCCTTATGTGATCAGCCGCTTTGGCGACCTGCTGATCCGTGTCGAAGTCGCCGCTGCCTTGCAGGAGCGAGCCCAGGCCTTGCTCGCCAGGGAACAGGATGTCGCCGAAGTCGGCGTGGCCCAGGCCGAGGCGGCCATCGCCAGTCGCGAGGCCTTGCTCGCGGTGAGCAACGCCGAGTTCGAGCTGACCGGCCAGCGCAGCCCGCTGCCCGCCGCGCTGGATGAGCCGTTGCGCTGGAAATACCCGTTGATCGGCAACTACCGCCTCAACGGCGTGGTGCCGCCCAGTTTCAGGAGTGTTGTTTGA
- a CDS encoding LLM class flavin-dependent oxidoreductase, with amino-acid sequence MSREIRLNAFDMNCVGHQSPGLWAHPRDRSWQYKDLEYWTDLARILERGKFDGLFIADVLGIYDVYQGNGEAAIRQAAQVPVNDPLQLIPPMALVTEHLGFGLTASLSFEHPYPFARRLSTLDHLTKGRAGWNIVTSYLESGAKNLGQKAQTEHDARYDYAEEYLQVCYKLWEGSWEEGAVLRDRERRIFSDPSKIHEIQHFGKHFQVPGIHLCEPSPQRTPVLYQAGASSRGKQFAAEQAECVFVAAPSKVLLKKTVADIRRRAAEAGRDPRKILIFNLQTVILGETDAKARAKFEEYKSWVSYEGAMALISGWTGIDFSQFKPDEPLKHVHTNAIQSAVEAFSTADPNKVWTPHELADWVGIGGFGPLFVGSPETVADLLQEWVEDTDVDGFNLAYALTHETFVDAVELLVPELQKRGVYKTEYAPGTLREKLFGAGPRLPEVHPGSAYRDLAAWHRQEQQVASIRVPSL; translated from the coding sequence ATGTCCCGTGAAATCCGTCTCAACGCCTTCGACATGAACTGTGTCGGCCATCAGTCGCCGGGCCTGTGGGCCCACCCCCGGGACCGTTCCTGGCAGTACAAGGACCTCGAATACTGGACCGACCTGGCGCGAATTCTCGAACGCGGCAAGTTCGACGGCCTGTTCATTGCCGATGTGCTGGGCATCTATGACGTCTACCAGGGCAACGGCGAGGCGGCGATCCGCCAGGCGGCCCAGGTGCCGGTGAACGATCCGCTGCAACTGATTCCGCCCATGGCCCTGGTCACCGAACACCTGGGCTTCGGCCTGACCGCGTCGCTGTCGTTCGAGCATCCCTATCCCTTCGCCCGGCGTCTTTCCACCCTCGATCACCTGACCAAGGGCCGCGCCGGCTGGAACATCGTCACCTCCTACCTGGAAAGCGGGGCGAAGAACCTCGGGCAGAAAGCCCAGACCGAGCACGACGCCCGTTACGACTACGCCGAGGAATACCTCCAGGTTTGCTACAAGCTCTGGGAAGGCAGCTGGGAAGAGGGCGCGGTGCTGCGCGACCGGGAACGGCGGATTTTCAGCGACCCGAGCAAGATCCATGAGATCCAGCACTTCGGCAAACACTTCCAGGTGCCGGGCATCCACCTCTGCGAGCCTTCGCCGCAACGCACCCCGGTGCTCTACCAGGCCGGGGCGTCGAGCCGTGGCAAGCAGTTCGCCGCCGAGCAGGCCGAGTGTGTGTTTGTCGCCGCGCCGTCCAAGGTGCTGCTGAAGAAGACTGTGGCCGATATCCGTCGCCGGGCCGCCGAGGCCGGGCGCGATCCAAGGAAGATCCTGATCTTCAACCTGCAGACGGTGATCCTCGGCGAGACCGACGCCAAGGCCAGGGCCAAGTTCGAGGAGTACAAATCCTGGGTCAGCTACGAGGGCGCGATGGCGCTGATTTCCGGCTGGACTGGCATCGACTTCAGCCAGTTCAAGCCCGATGAGCCGCTCAAGCATGTGCACACCAACGCCATCCAGTCGGCGGTGGAAGCCTTCTCCACGGCCGACCCGAACAAGGTCTGGACCCCCCATGAGCTGGCGGACTGGGTCGGCATCGGCGGCTTCGGCCCGCTGTTCGTCGGCAGCCCGGAAACCGTGGCCGACCTGCTCCAGGAGTGGGTCGAGGACACCGATGTGGATGGCTTCAACCTGGCCTATGCGCTGACCCACGAAACCTTTGTCGACGCCGTCGAACTGCTGGTCCCCGAGCTGCAGAAGCGCGGCGTGTACAAGACCGAATACGCCCCCGGTACCTTGCGCGAGAAGCTGTTCGGCGCCGGGCCGCGCTTGCCGGAAGTGCATCCGGGCAGCGCCTATCGCGACCTCGCGGCCTGGCATCGCCAGGAGCAGCAGGTGGCGTCTATCCGGGTACCGTCCCTGTAG
- a CDS encoding AMP-binding protein — MSVHELKRSPPADARTLENTALLPAALELLQHWAQVSPLASALRHKRHGHWYHWRWIDALRDVERLADGLRQQGFSERSRLVLSGLFEPDLLLLALAAQSVGAEVLTLDDQLGHVALRRALWRLQPSHAFVHCAPQLLRWVAAGESSPAPQLLIAHQAVPRLPDAARQPVLAFDDLLGASETPRRQNLWWQPAAASQLWSEEGTEWPDGLRVLLQQWLHSGHSLAFPQSRDSASRDRREVAPSGLLLSAARLQYLAADSARRLVPAGHWRRRLWDWANAQPQRPLQRLVKHQIRRLLGFQRLHYIWQAPGSAAKFPLSPWLAGLKRNIA, encoded by the coding sequence ATGAGCGTGCATGAACTCAAGCGTTCGCCCCCGGCGGATGCACGAACACTGGAAAACACCGCGCTGCTGCCCGCTGCCCTGGAGCTGTTGCAGCACTGGGCCCAGGTCAGCCCGCTGGCCAGCGCGTTGCGTCACAAGCGCCACGGCCATTGGTACCACTGGCGCTGGATCGACGCCTTGCGGGATGTCGAGCGCCTGGCCGACGGGCTGCGGCAACAGGGTTTCAGCGAGCGCTCGCGGCTGGTGCTGAGTGGTCTGTTCGAGCCCGACCTGCTGCTTCTGGCCCTGGCCGCGCAAAGCGTGGGGGCCGAGGTCCTGACCCTGGACGATCAGCTCGGCCACGTGGCGCTGCGCCGGGCCCTGTGGCGCCTGCAGCCGAGCCATGCCTTCGTGCATTGCGCGCCGCAGTTGCTGCGCTGGGTCGCCGCCGGCGAAAGCAGCCCGGCCCCGCAGCTGTTGATCGCCCATCAGGCGGTGCCGCGTTTGCCTGACGCGGCGCGGCAACCGGTGCTGGCCTTCGATGATTTGCTCGGTGCCAGTGAAACGCCGCGGCGGCAGAACCTTTGGTGGCAGCCGGCCGCGGCCTCGCAGCTGTGGAGCGAAGAGGGCACGGAATGGCCGGATGGCCTGAGGGTGCTGCTGCAACAGTGGCTGCACAGCGGCCATAGCCTGGCGTTTCCGCAAAGCCGCGATTCGGCCAGCCGCGACCGCCGCGAGGTGGCCCCCAGCGGCCTGCTGCTTTCGGCCGCGCGCCTGCAATACCTGGCCGCTGACAGCGCACGCCGCCTGGTGCCTGCGGGCCATTGGCGACGCCGGCTGTGGGATTGGGCCAATGCCCAGCCGCAGCGCCCCTTGCAACGGCTGGTCAAACACCAGATACGTCGGCTCCTGGGTTTCCAGCGGCTGCATTACATCTGGCAAGCCCCCGGCAGCGCCGCGAAGTTTCCGCTATCGCCGTGGCTGGCCGGGCTCAAGCGCAACATTGCATGA
- a CDS encoding FAD/NAD(P)-binding protein, with translation MSQTPNGQASGATRDADVLIVGGGLSGALLAAQLLRLPGRRQVLVIEPRSELGRGEAYSAVELGHTLNGNAARMSVDPDNADDLTQWLSDYLAAGGWPESDQQHVPVSELFPPRGIFGLYVQQRLAEAQAIGALQGSRVEHVRAEVVDLQADAEGALLTLNDGQQLRGAFAVLATGMFPAARTPQTESSGLNAAALDPWDVSAMSRLDPQATVLIIGSGLTMVDAVVSLEQAGHRGPIEVFSRHGLLPHVRRQPPAWVDFLAEDPSIRTPRQLLHELRRQCRQALADGVDWQAPLDTVRAHIGRLWSQATDGQRRQFVRHVRPWWESHHHRSPPLSAELVARLHGEGRLCIQAASFKGLEPSADGRLAIRIRRRGEAQTSWVAGDALINSSGIEYDWRRVARPLPQQLLARGLIKPGPLALGIRADAGGAVVDAEGQVASRLFAMGPPLRGMWWESTAVTDVASQAKALAARLVALG, from the coding sequence ATGAGCCAAACACCCAACGGACAGGCGAGCGGCGCCACCCGTGATGCCGATGTACTGATCGTCGGCGGCGGCCTGAGTGGCGCCTTGCTCGCCGCTCAACTGCTGCGCCTGCCGGGCCGGCGTCAGGTGCTGGTGATCGAACCGCGCAGCGAGCTGGGGCGCGGTGAGGCCTACAGCGCCGTCGAGCTGGGCCACACCCTGAACGGCAACGCCGCGCGCATGAGCGTCGATCCGGACAACGCCGACGACCTGACCCAGTGGCTGAGCGACTACCTCGCCGCCGGCGGCTGGCCCGAGTCGGACCAGCAGCATGTGCCGGTCAGCGAGCTGTTTCCGCCCCGCGGGATCTTCGGCCTGTATGTGCAGCAGCGGCTGGCCGAAGCCCAGGCGATAGGCGCCTTGCAGGGCTCGAGGGTGGAGCATGTGCGCGCCGAGGTGGTGGACTTGCAGGCCGACGCTGAGGGGGCCTTGCTGACCCTCAACGACGGCCAGCAACTACGCGGTGCCTTTGCCGTGCTGGCCACCGGCATGTTCCCGGCGGCGCGCACGCCACAGACCGAATCCAGCGGCCTCAACGCCGCCGCGCTGGACCCCTGGGATGTCTCGGCCATGAGCCGGCTCGACCCGCAGGCGACTGTGCTGATCATCGGCTCCGGGCTGACCATGGTCGACGCGGTGGTGTCCCTGGAGCAGGCCGGGCATCGCGGGCCGATCGAGGTGTTCTCGCGCCACGGCCTGTTGCCCCATGTGCGGCGCCAGCCACCGGCCTGGGTCGACTTCCTCGCCGAGGACCCCAGCATCCGCACCCCGCGCCAGCTGTTGCACGAACTGCGTCGCCAGTGCCGCCAGGCGCTGGCGGACGGCGTGGACTGGCAGGCGCCGCTGGACACGGTGCGCGCCCATATCGGGCGTTTGTGGAGCCAGGCCACGGATGGGCAGCGCCGGCAGTTCGTGCGCCATGTGCGGCCCTGGTGGGAAAGCCATCACCACCGTTCGCCGCCCCTGAGCGCCGAGCTGGTGGCGCGTTTGCACGGGGAAGGGCGGCTGTGCATCCAGGCCGCCTCGTTCAAGGGCCTGGAGCCTTCGGCGGATGGGCGCCTGGCGATTCGCATTCGCCGTCGCGGCGAAGCGCAAACCAGTTGGGTCGCGGGGGATGCGCTGATCAACTCCAGCGGCATCGAATACGACTGGCGCCGGGTCGCCCGGCCGTTGCCGCAGCAGCTGCTGGCCCGTGGCCTGATCAAGCCGGGACCGTTGGCCCTGGGGATCCGGGCCGACGCCGGCGGCGCGGTGGTGGACGCCGAAGGGCAGGTCGCCAGTCGGCTGTTCGCCATGGGCCCGCCGTTGCGCGGCATGTGGTGGGAAAGCACCGCGGTGACCGACGTGGCCAGCCAGGCCAAGGCGTTGGCGGCGCGGTTGGTGGCGTTAGGGTAA
- a CDS encoding Gfo/Idh/MocA family protein, translating into MGELGIGLIGTGFMGRAHALAFRNVSAVFELPVRLHLAALADADRQRAEQCAAAWGFARAHDDWQRLIDDPKVDLVAITTPNHLHFPMAMAALKAGKAVYCEKPLAVSVEQAQQMQQAAQAAGVVTRVGYNYQHNPMILQAKALIDSGELGQILSFQGEFSEDFMADPASPFSWRCDPQHAGGALADLGSHLLAMARYLLGDVEAVCADSQTVHHQRPASTGSQEQRPIAVDDQTHALLRFASGARGTFSSSWLKHGYKNHLSFEISGTRGTLAFDQERLNELRLYRAGDQGFQRLLAGPALPGYAAFSPAPGHQLGYNELKTLEVHELIMALSGQGHGGTDFAEAWQVERLAAAIRVAAREQRWVDVNAV; encoded by the coding sequence ATGGGTGAACTTGGAATAGGCTTGATCGGCACCGGTTTCATGGGGCGGGCCCATGCGCTGGCGTTTCGTAATGTCAGTGCGGTATTCGAATTGCCGGTGCGCCTGCACCTGGCGGCGCTGGCCGATGCCGACCGCCAGCGCGCCGAACAGTGCGCCGCGGCCTGGGGTTTCGCCCGGGCCCACGACGACTGGCAACGGCTGATCGACGACCCGAAGGTCGATCTGGTGGCGATCACCACGCCCAATCATCTGCACTTCCCCATGGCCATGGCCGCGCTGAAGGCTGGCAAGGCGGTGTACTGCGAGAAGCCCCTGGCGGTCAGCGTCGAACAGGCGCAGCAGATGCAACAGGCGGCCCAGGCCGCCGGGGTGGTCACCCGGGTCGGCTACAACTATCAGCACAACCCGATGATCCTGCAGGCCAAGGCGCTGATCGACAGCGGCGAACTGGGGCAGATCCTCAGCTTCCAGGGCGAGTTCAGCGAAGACTTCATGGCCGACCCGGCCTCGCCTTTCTCCTGGCGCTGCGATCCGCAGCATGCCGGCGGCGCCCTGGCCGACCTGGGCAGCCATCTGTTGGCCATGGCGCGTTATCTGCTGGGCGATGTCGAGGCGGTCTGCGCCGACAGCCAGACCGTGCACCACCAGCGCCCGGCCAGCACTGGCAGCCAGGAACAGCGCCCGATCGCCGTGGACGACCAGACCCACGCCCTGCTGCGTTTCGCCAGCGGCGCCCGCGGGACCTTCAGCAGCAGCTGGCTCAAGCATGGCTACAAGAACCACCTGAGCTTCGAGATCAGCGGCACCCGCGGCACCCTGGCCTTCGACCAGGAACGCCTCAACGAACTGCGCCTGTACCGTGCCGGCGACCAGGGCTTCCAGCGCCTGCTGGCCGGGCCCGCCCTGCCCGGCTACGCCGCCTTCAGCCCAGCCCCGGGGCACCAGCTGGGCTACAACGAGCTGAAGACCCTGGAGGTGCATGAATTGATCATGGCGCTTAGCGGCCAGGGGCACGGCGGGACGGATTTCGCCGAGGCCTGGCAGGTGGAGCGGCTGGCGGCGGCGATCCGGGTCGCGGCGCGGGAGCAGCGTTGGGTGGATGTCAACGCGGTGTGA
- a CDS encoding autotransporter domain-containing protein, translated as MDVAGIDSGKRSNPLKPASLSPVAMAIALWLGQGQMALADNPPTGSPYTPQVLEAAFRNAAASFAPGSAVYTNLRFGIGNTLDLAAKEFAAQSTKFDSLLQQNYELQAENLSISAMLGDTSKPLDSNNNLDRYKSRLFSNSGRYTQNIYDFAKAIIANLPAAQPYTYIEPGVATDLHKQLNAGQSWSAATGNWSNNAQTWKTPEAQVNSGLDRTNAYYAYALGITGKGVNVGVLDSGILSEHSEFQGKNAAGENRVQAVTSTGEYYATHPRYRLEVPAGEFHKGEHFSIPGEYDPSFNDGHGTEMSGVLAASRNGTGMHGIAFDANLFVANTGGSDNDRYQGSNDLDYNAFMASYDALAAKKVSIVNQSWGQNSRNEVENHFGTVGDSPQDILRDMTAAYRPFWDKTHAGQKTWMDAMADAGRQYSFIQIISAGNDSHGANPDTNANLPYFKPDLESKWLSITGYDETGAQVYNRCGTSKWWCVMGVSGIPSAGPEGEIIPNANGTSAAAPSVSGALALVIQRFPYMTASQARDVLLTTSTLQTPDGPDTPVGDRKGGRTYDNLQPVHDAAPGTPQVPGVVNGWGLPNLKKAMQGPGQFVGALAVALPAGTRDIWANDISDEAIRARRSEDAAEQATWSAIKQQKGWVKGLPAGASADDQFQYEIGMAREQATLTRGLDPLTGQTYVGSLTKSGDGELVLEGQSSYSGSTWVRGGKLSVDGRLTSSVTVDGSAVGTVDANNQVVTRIGGTLAGNGSIGSLLVNNGGTVAPGHSVGTLHTGDVTFNPGSVYAVEVAANGQTDTIQSTGVATLNGGQVTLSMENSPNLLSAAQASSYLGQQFNILSASQGINGQFASVAPSFLFLGTRLDYQPNQLNLGIYRNQTAFASVALTRNERAVASAIDTLSAGNPVYESILASDSAELARQAFNQLDGQVHADIAAAQIADSRYLRDAVNGRLQQAQALGTDMDIQASSNGGWVQLLGGHRQVDADHNATRYSTSTTGVLLGLDTDVGDGWRVGAATGYTRTDLNGASRTSADSDNYHLSIYGGKRFDSIALRLGGATTWHRFDTSRDVAYGNQSSHEKANYNARTDQVFGEIGYTRWAAFEPFANLSYINFQNDSFKERGGAAALHGSKQSQDATLSTLGLRGHTQLPVSATRSVTLRGELGWEHQYGDLDRETSLKFAGSAAAFAVNGVPVSRDGAVVKAAAEMAMSKDTLVSLNYTGLVSGHGGGSAVNLGFTFQF; from the coding sequence ATGGACGTAGCAGGTATCGATTCAGGCAAACGCAGCAACCCTTTAAAACCAGCTTCCCTGAGCCCTGTCGCAATGGCCATCGCCTTGTGGCTGGGTCAGGGCCAGATGGCTCTGGCAGATAATCCGCCCACCGGCTCGCCCTATACGCCCCAGGTATTGGAGGCTGCGTTCAGGAACGCCGCTGCGTCATTCGCGCCGGGCAGCGCCGTGTATACCAACTTGCGTTTTGGTATAGGCAATACCCTGGACCTGGCAGCCAAAGAGTTTGCCGCACAATCGACAAAGTTCGACTCGTTGCTGCAGCAGAACTACGAGTTGCAGGCGGAAAACCTGTCGATCAGTGCAATGCTCGGCGATACGAGCAAGCCACTTGATTCCAACAACAATCTGGATCGCTATAAAAGCCGCCTGTTCAGCAACTCCGGCCGTTATACCCAGAACATATACGACTTCGCCAAAGCGATTATTGCCAACCTGCCGGCGGCCCAACCTTATACCTATATAGAGCCGGGTGTGGCCACGGACCTGCACAAACAACTCAATGCCGGACAGTCATGGTCCGCCGCGACCGGCAACTGGAGCAATAACGCGCAAACCTGGAAGACTCCGGAAGCCCAGGTCAACTCCGGCCTGGACCGGACCAACGCCTATTACGCCTATGCCCTGGGTATCACCGGGAAAGGGGTAAACGTCGGCGTGCTGGACTCGGGCATCCTCAGTGAACATTCGGAATTCCAGGGCAAGAACGCCGCAGGCGAAAACCGTGTGCAGGCGGTCACCTCTACCGGCGAATACTACGCAACCCATCCGCGCTATCGGTTGGAGGTGCCGGCCGGCGAGTTCCACAAAGGTGAGCACTTCAGTATTCCAGGTGAGTACGACCCGAGCTTCAACGACGGCCACGGCACGGAAATGTCCGGAGTACTGGCGGCCAGTCGCAATGGTACCGGCATGCACGGCATCGCCTTCGACGCCAATCTGTTCGTGGCCAACACCGGCGGCAGCGACAACGACCGTTATCAAGGCTCCAACGACCTCGACTACAACGCCTTCATGGCCAGCTACGACGCGCTGGCGGCGAAAAAAGTGTCGATCGTCAACCAGAGCTGGGGGCAGAACTCGCGTAATGAGGTAGAGAACCACTTCGGCACTGTCGGCGACAGCCCGCAGGATATCCTCAGGGACATGACCGCCGCCTACCGGCCGTTCTGGGACAAGACCCACGCGGGCCAGAAGACCTGGATGGATGCCATGGCCGACGCCGGCCGGCAGTACTCGTTCATCCAGATCATCTCCGCCGGCAACGACAGCCATGGCGCCAACCCGGACACCAACGCCAACCTCCCCTATTTCAAGCCGGACCTGGAATCCAAGTGGCTGTCCATCACCGGCTATGACGAGACCGGCGCCCAGGTCTACAACCGTTGCGGCACCTCCAAGTGGTGGTGCGTCATGGGGGTTTCCGGCATTCCGTCCGCAGGACCGGAAGGCGAGATCATCCCCAACGCCAACGGCACCTCGGCGGCGGCCCCCAGCGTTTCCGGCGCCCTGGCCCTGGTGATCCAGCGCTTTCCCTACATGACCGCGAGCCAGGCCCGCGATGTCTTGCTGACCACCTCCACCCTGCAAACCCCGGACGGCCCGGACACCCCGGTCGGCGACCGGAAGGGCGGACGCACCTACGACAACCTGCAACCGGTGCACGACGCCGCTCCCGGCACCCCGCAGGTGCCAGGCGTGGTCAACGGCTGGGGCCTGCCCAACCTGAAAAAGGCCATGCAGGGCCCGGGACAGTTCGTCGGTGCACTGGCCGTGGCGCTGCCCGCCGGCACCCGCGATATCTGGGCCAACGACATCTCCGACGAAGCGATCCGTGCCCGACGCAGCGAAGACGCTGCCGAACAGGCCACCTGGAGCGCGATCAAGCAGCAAAAAGGCTGGGTCAAGGGCCTACCGGCCGGGGCCTCGGCGGACGATCAATTCCAGTACGAGATCGGCATGGCCCGGGAACAGGCAACGCTGACCCGCGGCCTGGACCCGCTGACCGGCCAGACCTATGTCGGCAGCCTGACAAAGTCCGGGGATGGGGAACTGGTACTCGAGGGTCAGAGCAGCTATTCGGGCAGTACCTGGGTCCGTGGCGGCAAGCTCTCGGTGGACGGCAGATTGACCTCCAGCGTGACGGTCGATGGCAGCGCCGTGGGCACCGTCGATGCCAATAATCAGGTGGTCACCCGTATCGGCGGCACCCTGGCGGGCAACGGCAGCATCGGCAGCCTGCTGGTGAACAACGGCGGTACTGTGGCCCCCGGCCATTCGGTCGGCACCCTGCACACCGGCGACGTCACGTTCAACCCGGGTTCGGTGTACGCGGTGGAAGTCGCCGCCAACGGGCAGACCGACACCATCCAAAGCACGGGCGTGGCCACTCTCAACGGCGGACAGGTCACCCTCTCCATGGAAAACAGCCCCAACCTGCTGTCTGCGGCCCAGGCCAGCAGCTACCTGGGCCAGCAGTTCAACATCCTCAGCGCCAGCCAGGGTATCAACGGCCAGTTCGCTTCCGTCGCCCCCAGTTTCTTGTTCCTCGGCACCCGCCTGGACTACCAGCCGAACCAGCTGAACCTGGGCATCTACCGCAACCAGACCGCGTTCGCCAGCGTAGCCTTGACCCGTAACGAGCGTGCCGTCGCCAGCGCCATCGACACATTGAGCGCGGGTAATCCGGTGTACGAGAGCATCCTGGCCTCCGACTCGGCGGAACTGGCGCGACAAGCCTTCAACCAGCTCGATGGCCAGGTGCACGCCGACATCGCCGCTGCGCAGATCGCTGACAGCCGTTACCTGCGTGACGCGGTCAACGGCCGCCTGCAACAGGCTCAGGCCCTGGGTACCGATATGGATATCCAGGCCAGCAGCAATGGTGGCTGGGTGCAATTGCTCGGCGGCCACAGGCAAGTCGACGCCGATCACAACGCCACGCGCTACAGCACTTCCACCACCGGCGTCCTGCTCGGCCTGGACACCGACGTCGGCGATGGCTGGCGCGTCGGTGCGGCAACCGGCTACACCAGAACCGATCTGAACGGAGCCTCCAGGACTTCCGCCGACAGCGACAACTATCACCTGTCGATCTATGGCGGCAAACGTTTCGACAGCATCGCCCTGCGCCTCGGCGGAGCCACCACCTGGCACCGCTTCGACACGTCCCGTGACGTGGCGTACGGCAACCAGTCGAGCCATGAAAAAGCCAACTACAACGCGCGTACCGATCAGGTGTTCGGCGAAATCGGCTACACCCGGTGGGCGGCTTTCGAGCCCTTCGCCAACCTCAGCTACATCAACTTCCAGAACGACTCGTTCAAGGAACGCGGCGGTGCGGCAGCCTTGCATGGCAGCAAGCAAAGCCAGGACGCCACGCTCTCGACCCTTGGCCTGCGAGGTCATACGCAATTGCCGGTGAGCGCCACCCGCTCGGTGACCTTGCGTGGCGAGCTGGGCTGGGAACACCAGTACGGCGACCTGGATCGTGAAACCTCATTGAAATTCGCTGGCAGTGCGGCGGCCTTCGCGGTGAACGGCGTGCCGGTGTCTCGCGATGGCGCGGTGGTCAAGGCCGCTGCGGAAATGGCCATGAGCAAAGACACCCTGGTGTCGCTGAACTACACCGGGCTGGTGTCCGGCCATGGCGGTGGCAGCGCGGTCAACCTGGGGTTCACCTTCCAGTTCTGA
- a CDS encoding SDR family oxidoreductase: MSKTQLFDLDGKIAFVSGASRGIGEAIAKLLAQQGAHVIVSSRKLEGCQHVADAIVAAGGKATAIACHIGEMEQISQVFAGIREQFGRLDILVNNAATNPQFCNVLDTDLGAFQKTVDVNIRGYFFMSVEAGKLMRDNGGGSIINVASINGVSPGIFQGIYSMTKAAVINMTKVFAKECAQFGIRCNALLPGLTDTKFASALVKNDAILKTALAQIPLKRVADPSEMAGAVLYLASDASSYTTGVSLNVDGGFLS, from the coding sequence ATGTCCAAGACTCAGTTGTTCGACCTCGACGGCAAGATCGCTTTCGTCTCCGGCGCCAGCCGCGGCATCGGTGAAGCCATCGCCAAGCTGCTGGCCCAGCAAGGCGCCCATGTGATCGTCTCGAGCCGCAAGCTCGAAGGCTGCCAGCACGTGGCCGACGCCATTGTCGCCGCCGGCGGCAAGGCCACCGCCATCGCCTGCCATATCGGCGAGATGGAGCAGATCAGCCAGGTGTTCGCCGGCATCCGCGAACAGTTCGGGCGCCTGGACATACTGGTCAACAACGCCGCCACCAACCCGCAGTTCTGCAACGTGCTGGACACTGACCTCGGCGCCTTCCAGAAGACCGTCGACGTCAACATCCGCGGCTACTTCTTCATGTCGGTGGAAGCCGGCAAGCTGATGCGCGACAACGGCGGCGGCAGCATCATCAATGTGGCTTCGATCAACGGTGTGTCCCCCGGCATCTTCCAGGGCATCTACTCGATGACCAAGGCCGCGGTGATCAACATGACCAAGGTCTTCGCCAAGGAATGCGCACAGTTCGGCATCCGCTGCAACGCCCTGCTGCCGGGCCTGACCGACACCAAGTTCGCCTCGGCGCTGGTGAAGAACGACGCGATCCTCAAGACCGCCCTGGCGCAGATCCCCCTCAAGCGCGTGGCCGACCCGAGCGAAATGGCCGGCGCCGTGCTCTACCTGGCCAGCGATGCCTCGAGCTACACCACGGGCGTGTCACTGAACGTGGACGGCGGTTTCCTTTCCTGA